The stretch of DNA GCGGCGTACACCGCGCTCGCTGCGACGCTGCCCAAGTACATCGACGAGTCAGTGAAATTCTATGAAACCCGCGATCAGCATTGCCAGTTCGAAGTCACCGTGAAGGGAAAATCTGGGCCTACGTGCATGATGTACGTACTTACTGGCGACTTCATGACAGCGCGAAGTGCCTGGCTGGACGCGGTGACTGCGGTCCGCATTTTTGGGAGCGATGACGCGGTGAAGGCGATCAATCGACTCGATGAATTGATGGACAGCGGAAACACGCGCTACGCGAGGCCCTGGGGTGCATACGTTGACGAGATGTTCAAGGAACCGTCAGCCGAGGAGGAAGAGGACGTAACAGAGGTCCAAGATGAAGCTAGCGAGTTGATGCAGGACTTCGACCTTCTCACCTGTGTCGAATTGAACGGCAATCTCAGCCGGAGCCAGTGCGCTGAACGGTTCGGATAAGACCACTCCGGTCCGCTAGCGCGGCAACCCGAACCTCCCGTCAGCGAGCCTCCGAGCTTGAGATACCGCGCACCCTCAAAGGTACTTCCGTGAGTACGAGCGGCTACCTGTGTCGCGTGTTTGTGCACGACGCGAAGACTCCAGTAACGGGAAGTCCGACCAAGATCATTGGGGTCATCCACAGGTCCATTTCGCGTCCCCCTCGCCGTGACGACGGCGGTCGCGGTGGAACCAAGAAGAACCGCCCCGCGCTGGTCCCCTCGATTTGGATCGCCTCCGCACGGTTCAGGTGGGATGGAGGAACTGTCCTGCGTCATCGATAGTCCTTGGTTCCTGGCGGCCGACCCTATGGGTGAGCAACTCGTTGAGGGCCACATCCAGCTCGAAGACGATCTTCTGCTCTATGGGAAGACGTCCGGGGTAGACCATCCACCGTCCGATGGCGACGAGCAGGCGACATCGCTCAGCCGAGGTGCTCTCAACCCTCATCTCGCTGACCGTCTTCCCGGTCTCGTCAATGACGTACGTGCGATCCGCAGGTAGTTCGTGCGCGGACTTCAGCGCCTTTTTCGCCCGCCGCAGGGACTGGAAGACCCGTTCCTCTTCCTCGTCCTCTAGGTCGTCCAGAAGAGCCGCTTGGACGGCCTCCAGATCTACCTCAGCGCGCGTGATGGCCTCTGCCTTGGTGCTGGTCGAGTCGGACCACCTTCCTGCCACGACCGAGCGGTCGCCGTAGAGGTCGAGGAAAGTCTGCTCGATGTACGAGTCGGCGGCAGAGACCTGGACCGAGGCGGCTGGCGTGCCCCGTTCATGCTTGGCTCGACCGCACTTGTAGCCGTTGTTGTTCGGCCTCGACGGACCACCGTTGCTCCGGTAGAGCCTGAAGCCACACTCCGAGCACGTGAGTGCGGGACCGTAGCCCTCCTGGCGGCTCCACGATCGCTTCTCCGGGCGCTTCATGTAGTCGCGGAGCTCGCTCCACTCGGCCATCGTGAGCAGGGCCGCTTCGGGGTCCACCTGGGGCACGCCGTGACTGTTCACCACCCCGTCCCCGCTCGGGGTCATGCCGGCGAGCCGGGCGTTGCGGAGCAGCACCGAGAAGCCCGCCTCCTTGATCGGGAGATCCTCGACAACCCTCGCCTGGGGCTCGCCGCCCATCACGCGACGGATCGCGTCTCGAAGGATCGCCGCGGGCGACTGCTCGCCTCGACCGGGAGCATCCCAGTCGGGCCGGATCACCAGGCCACGACCGTTCGGGTTGTCGACGGACTTGAAGCCGAAGGGGGCAGCGCCCACCGCGTGCCGACCCTCGTTGGCGAACGCGACCAGGGACTCCCGACGACGCTCTCCGGTGATGTTTGGTTCGAGCTCAGCGATGGCCGCGAGCACAACGAGGATGAACTTGCCGATCGGTCCCGACGTGTCGATGTTCTGCTCGATGGAGACGATCGAGGCTCCGGCTTCCTCGATGTGCTCCACGAGGTCGAGCAGGTCCCGCACGTTCCGGGCGGCTCGGTCGATCTTGGTGACGAGCACGCGGTCGCCCGGGCGCAGGTCGCCGAGCAAGCGCTTGCCTGCCGGTCGAGCGCCGAACGGGATTTTCGATCCACTGACACTCTCGTCGGTAGTGGACGACCTCCGAGCCAAAGCGGTCGATCCGAGTAGCCTGCTTTGTGATGGACCCCGACCGCTCGTTGTCGAGGGAGATCCGCTCCTATCCCCTGTCAGTCATGGACCGGATAGCACGGGAACGTCTTCACTCCGTGAACTTCCGCTACATGCCGGAGCTCTCGTGGCACCTCGGCTACCCGCTGTGCCTGGCCGTGATCGGCAGCCTCTGCCTCTACATCTATTGGCGCTTCAAGCGGTCGGGGTGGCTGTAGGGCGGGTGGGGGCTGGGCCTTGCTGGTGCGGTAGCTGCGGGTCTCGACCTGCTGGTGCGCGGCCTGCGGTCGCGCTGGGTGTGGCCACCGAGAGGGCCTCGACCGGCAGCGGGGCTGGGGGCGACCTCGGGTCTCGGGGTCTCGTCTGGGCCCGCCCTTGGACGCACGATTCTTCGTTTCTGCGTTCTCGGGCCAGGCTTCTGCGTTGGCGCGTCCTATCGGTGGATCTGCAACCGCAGGAGCGCTTCTGCGGTGGGGAATCCACCGATGGCGGGCGACGGGTGGGAAGGATTCTGCCTTCGTGTGGAACGGTCCACACCAAGGCAGAATCGTGCGTCACCCAGGCCCCGCCAGGGCCCGAGAACCCAGACCAGGTCGCGCCCAGCTGCCCGGTCGAGGCCCGCGCGGAGACGGCGCCCAGCGTGAGCCGAGACCGCGCACCAGAACGGCCCCCTGTCCCCCGACCTCAGTCGCCCTTCGGGTCCAGCGTCGGGCGGACGGAGATGGTCTCGAACTGCGCCTCGGGCGGGGCGTCGACGGCGACGCGCACCGCGGCGGCGATGGTGGCGGGCTGGATCATCCGTTCCGGGTGGCCGCCGTCGCCACGCTCCAGCACCTGTCGGCCCATCGCCGTGTCGACGATCCCCGGGTGCACGGACACGACGCGCACGCCGTGCTCGCGCTCCTCCTCGCGCAGGCAGTCGCCGAAGGTGCGCAGCGCGAACTTGCTGCCCGAGTACACCGCGTTGCCGGGCGTCGAGAACAGCCCGGCGCCGGAGTTCACGAGCACGACCGTCCCTCCCCCGTCGCGCAGCGTGGGCAGCAGCCGCGACGTCAGGTGGGCGACGCCGAAGACGTTGACCTCGAACACCGAGCGCCAGTCGTCGCGCGTCACGTCGCCGACCGTGCCGTTCACGGCCACGCCCGCCGCGTGCACGAGCACGTCGAGACCCTCCGGCAACGACGCCGCGTCGACCGCGTCGGCGTCCGCGACGTCGAGCGCCAGGACGCTGGAGCCCTCAAGACCCGACGCCACCGCGTCGAGCTCCTCGACGTCACGTCCGACGAGGACGACGTCGTGCGTACGGGCGAGGTCCTCGGCCACGGCGCGGCCGATCCCTCGGGTGGCTCCGGTGACGAGCGCGGTGGGACGGGTCATGTCCCGACCCTAGGACGACGCCGGGGAGGTCGCAGCCGCTAGACCGACGCCGAGACGCCGGCGCCGATGACGCCGAACGCCAGGAGCGCGAGCACCAGCGTGCCGAGCGCGATGCGGTAGACGACGAACGGTGCGTACGAGTGCTTGCTCACGTACTGCAGGAGCCAGTGGATGACGGCGAGGCCCACGACGAACGACACGACGGTGCCGATCAGCGTCGGGCCCCAGCCGTAGGCGTTCTCCCCGCCCGGCACGTCCTTGAGCTTGTACAGACCGGCCCCCACGACGGCGGGGATGGCCAGCAGGAACGCGAACCGGGTGGCCGCGGCCCGCTCGTAGCCCAGCAGCAGGCCCATGCTGATCGTCGCGCCCGAGCGCGAGACGCCCGGGACCACGGCGGCAGCCTGTGCGAGGCCCAGCGCCACCGCGTGGGTCCAGGTGAGCTGCTCGATCGGGCGGGTGCGCCGCCCGACGCGCTCCGCGACACCCAGCACGATGCCGAGGACGATCAGCATCGTCGCGATGACCCACAGGTTGCGGAACTGCCGGTCGATCAGGCTCTCCAGCGCGAGCCCGAGCAGCACGATCGGCATCGAGCCGATGATGACGAACCAGCCCATCCGCCACTCCGGGAGGGCGCGCGCGTCGGACGACACGAGACCGCGCAGCCAGCCGGTGCCGATCCGCCAGATGTCCTTCCAGAAGTACAGGACCACGGCCAGCTCGGTGCCGATCTGCACGACCGCCGTGTACGCCGCGCCCGGGTCGTCCCAGCCGAGGAAGCGGGGCACGATCGCCAGGTGCGCGCTGCTGGAGATGGGGAGGAACTCGGTCAGCCCCTGGACGAGGCCGAGCACGACAGATCGCAGGACATCCACGCTGCGAGCCTAGACCTCCGATGTGGACCAGCGGTCTAGGGTGCTGGCATGCAGGAGCGTCAGGTCGGTCACTCGGGGCTGCGGGTCTCGCGGCTCGGTCTCGGCACCATGACCTTCGGCTCCCAGGTCGACGAGGTCGAGGCCGAGGAGCAGCTCGACGCGTTCCTCGACGCCGGCGGCACGCTCATCGACACCGCTCCCGTCTACGGCGAGGGCCGGGCCGAGGCGTTGGTCGGCGACCTGGTCGCCAAGCGCGGGGTCCGCGACCAGGTCGTGCTCGCCGGCAAGGGCGTCGTCGGGTTCCGGCGGGGCCACGCGGTCACCGACGCCTCCCGCGGCCACCTGCTCGCCCAGCTCGACGCGTCGCTGCGCGCGCTGCGCACCGACCACCTCGACCTCTGGCAGCTCCACGCCTGGGACCCGCTGACGCCATGGGAGGAGACGTTGTC from Aeromicrobium erythreum encodes:
- a CDS encoding undecaprenyl-diphosphate phosphatase, encoding MDVLRSVVLGLVQGLTEFLPISSSAHLAIVPRFLGWDDPGAAYTAVVQIGTELAVVLYFWKDIWRIGTGWLRGLVSSDARALPEWRMGWFVIIGSMPIVLLGLALESLIDRQFRNLWVIATMLIVLGIVLGVAERVGRRTRPIEQLTWTHAVALGLAQAAAVVPGVSRSGATISMGLLLGYERAAATRFAFLLAIPAVVGAGLYKLKDVPGGENAYGWGPTLIGTVVSFVVGLAVIHWLLQYVSKHSYAPFVVYRIALGTLVLALLAFGVIGAGVSASV
- a CDS encoding SDR family oxidoreductase, whose product is MTRPTALVTGATRGIGRAVAEDLARTHDVVLVGRDVEELDAVASGLEGSSVLALDVADADAVDAASLPEGLDVLVHAAGVAVNGTVGDVTRDDWRSVFEVNVFGVAHLTSRLLPTLRDGGGTVVLVNSGAGLFSTPGNAVYSGSKFALRTFGDCLREEEREHGVRVVSVHPGIVDTAMGRQVLERGDGGHPERMIQPATIAAAVRVAVDAPPEAQFETISVRPTLDPKGD
- a CDS encoding recombinase family protein produces the protein MARRSSTTDESVSGSKIPFGARPAGKRLLGDLRPGDRVLVTKIDRAARNVRDLLDLVEHIEEAGASIVSIEQNIDTSGPIGKFILVVLAAIAELEPNITGERRRESLVAFANEGRHAVGAAPFGFKSVDNPNGRGLVIRPDWDAPGRGEQSPAAILRDAIRRVMGGEPQARVVEDLPIKEAGFSVLLRNARLAGMTPSGDGVVNSHGVPQVDPEAALLTMAEWSELRDYMKRPEKRSWSRQEGYGPALTCSECGFRLYRSNGGPSRPNNNGYKCGRAKHERGTPAASVQVSAADSYIEQTFLDLYGDRSVVAGRWSDSTSTKAEAITRAEVDLEAVQAALLDDLEDEEEERVFQSLRRAKKALKSAHELPADRTYVIDETGKTVSEMRVESTSAERCRLLVAIGRWMVYPGRLPIEQKIVFELDVALNELLTHRVGRQEPRTIDDAGQFLHPT